Proteins encoded together in one Gemmatimonadota bacterium DH-78 window:
- the thiO gene encoding glycine oxidase ThiO — MPDRTDILIVGGGLIGLAIARTLRLRGASVTVFDRDPEPRGASWAAGGMLAPLGEAPDPGPFLAFGLDALARWPRWAASLEAESGLDVGLHAGGKLLVADTAEAVQSLQARYAWQAAAGHDVVWLDAPAVRRVEPALDSGWSAGLHLPDHAHVDPRRLLAALLSAARAAGVHLRYGTEVRGLDRGPEGLRGLLLADGSRVGGGWVVNAAGAWSGRIEGLPAPLPVRPVRGQMLALTLDEPLTTGLVAGPAAYLIPREVDGRPTLVVGASMDDAGFEVATDAATIAGLRDGAEALVPALRGRPELDRWAGLRPGTPDDLPILGVDPRLPRLVHATGHHRNGILLAPSTAAAVAEVVEGGAIDPRWADAFHPGRFDGA; from the coding sequence ATGCCGGACCGGACCGACATCCTGATCGTGGGCGGCGGCCTCATCGGCCTCGCCATCGCCCGTACGCTGCGCCTCCGGGGCGCCTCGGTCACCGTGTTCGATCGCGACCCCGAGCCCCGGGGGGCCAGTTGGGCCGCGGGAGGGATGCTCGCACCCCTCGGTGAGGCGCCCGATCCCGGTCCCTTCCTCGCCTTCGGTCTCGACGCCCTGGCGCGCTGGCCGCGGTGGGCCGCCTCGCTGGAGGCGGAGTCGGGACTCGATGTGGGACTCCACGCAGGCGGCAAGCTGCTCGTGGCCGACACCGCCGAGGCCGTGCAGTCGCTCCAGGCCCGCTACGCGTGGCAGGCGGCCGCCGGGCACGACGTGGTCTGGCTCGACGCGCCGGCGGTGCGGAGGGTGGAACCGGCACTCGACTCCGGCTGGAGCGCCGGGCTGCACCTGCCCGACCACGCGCACGTGGATCCGCGCCGACTCCTCGCGGCCCTGCTCTCGGCGGCCCGCGCGGCGGGGGTGCATCTCCGCTACGGCACCGAGGTGCGCGGCCTCGATCGCGGACCCGAGGGTTTGCGGGGGCTCCTTCTCGCCGACGGATCCCGGGTGGGCGGGGGGTGGGTCGTGAATGCCGCCGGCGCCTGGAGCGGCCGGATCGAGGGGCTCCCCGCCCCCCTCCCCGTGCGGCCCGTGCGGGGGCAGATGCTCGCCCTGACGCTCGACGAGCCCCTCACCACCGGACTGGTGGCCGGCCCGGCCGCCTACCTGATTCCCCGCGAGGTGGACGGCCGACCCACCCTCGTCGTCGGCGCCTCGATGGACGACGCCGGCTTCGAGGTGGCCACCGATGCGGCCACCATCGCCGGCCTGCGCGACGGGGCCGAGGCGCTGGTGCCCGCCCTGCGCGGCCGCCCCGAGCTCGATCGATGGGCCGGCCTGCGGCCCGGCACCCCCGACGATCTGCCCATCCTGGGAGTCGATCCCCGGCTGCCGCGCCTCGTGCACGCCACCGGCCACCACCGCAACGGCATCCTCCTGGCACCGAGCACCGCGGCCGCCGTGGCGGAGGTCGTCGAAGGCGGCGCGATCGACCCCCGCTGGGCCGACGCCTTCCACCCGGGTCGGTTCGACGGGGCGTAG
- a CDS encoding thioesterase family protein has protein sequence MTESAFRFTHPVEVRFKDVDVGGHAHHSHALVYFEEARAAYWHRVTGREGLDGVNYILAEARQRYHARVLWPQRLGVGVRVSRLGKRHFEMEYEVRSAEGELLVSGSTTQVMYDYEAESSMPVPADTRAAIEEIDGPFGPGGLPVTNP, from the coding sequence ATGACCGAATCCGCATTTCGCTTCACCCACCCCGTCGAGGTTCGCTTCAAGGACGTCGATGTGGGCGGGCACGCCCATCACTCGCACGCCCTCGTCTACTTCGAAGAGGCGCGGGCCGCCTACTGGCACCGCGTGACGGGGCGGGAAGGGCTCGACGGGGTGAACTACATCCTCGCCGAGGCCCGCCAGCGCTATCACGCGAGAGTGCTCTGGCCCCAGCGACTGGGGGTGGGCGTCCGGGTGTCGCGGTTGGGCAAGCGGCATTTCGAGATGGAGTACGAGGTGCGCTCCGCCGAGGGCGAGCTCCTCGTGTCCGGATCGACCACCCAGGTGATGTACGATTACGAGGCGGAGAGCAGCATGCCGGTGCCCGCCGACACCCGGGCGGCGATCGAGGAGATCGATGGCCCGTTCGGTCCCGGAGGGCTTCCCGTGACGAACCCGTAA